One window of bacterium genomic DNA carries:
- a CDS encoding PEGA domain-containing protein gives MGFLIRIGLVLTLSFNLGFCEELMVASYPIIDASLYIDGKLSGQTPLKITIKPGRYKLKAEKKGWISEEKEVVIKEKEEYTFVNIFVRRKEIVEIPVIEPQRIAIKAPKIEPIKEEPSKVVEISKEEPLRIAEISEVEPPKIVKVSKVEAPKIELLKIAKFPKEESPKEYIQMLILKASSLIEEAEKEGAERYAKERIKKAKNLLKKAEKENSVELVLSSINEAQQALKETKEKISYYSSSYVMGIFKNIGK, from the coding sequence TTTTGTGAGGAACTTATGGTTGCCTCATACCCTATAATTGACGCATCATTATATATTGATGGAAAGCTCTCTGGCCAAACACCTCTAAAGATTACAATTAAGCCTGGAAGGTATAAATTAAAGGCAGAAAAAAAGGGATGGATTTCAGAGGAAAAAGAGGTAGTTATAAAAGAGAAAGAGGAATATACTTTTGTCAATATCTTTGTGAGAAGGAAAGAAATTGTAGAAATTCCTGTAATAGAGCCTCAAAGAATAGCAATAAAAGCCCCAAAGATAGAGCCTATAAAAGAAGAACCATCAAAGGTAGTAGAAATTTCTAAAGAAGAACCATTAAGGATAGCAGAAATTTCTGAGGTAGAACCACCAAAGATAGTAAAAGTTTCTAAGGTAGAAGCTCCAAAGATAGAGCTTTTAAAGATAGCAAAATTTCCTAAAGAAGAGTCACCAAAAGAATATATTCAAATGCTTATCCTTAAGGCATCTTCTTTAATAGAAGAGGCAGAAAAGGAGGGGGCAGAGAGGTATGCAAAGGAAAGGATAAAGAAAGCAAAAAATCTCCTTAAAAAGGCAGAAAAAGAAAACTCAGTTGAGCTTGTTTTGTCTTCCATAAATGAAGCACAGCAGGCATTAAAGGAGACAAAAGAGAAAATCTCTTATTACAGCTCAAGCTATGTAATGGGAATATTCAAAAATATTGGAAAATAA